One part of the Janthinobacterium sp. 17J80-10 genome encodes these proteins:
- a CDS encoding U32 family peptidase yields the protein MSLLPSQLELLAPAKTAEIGREAILHGADAVYIGGPGFGARHNASNALEDIASLVEFAHRYHARIFVTMNTILHDAELEAARKQIWQLFDAGVDALIVQDMGLLEMDLPPIQLHASTQCDIRTVDKARFLGAVGFSQLVLARELSLEQIRAIRKEVDTPLEYFVHGALCVAFSGQCYISHADTGRSANRGDCSQACRLPYTLTDGQGRVVAYEKHLLSMKDNDQSRNMEALIDAGIRSFKIEGRYKDMGYVKNITGHYRLLLDEILERRPELSRAASGRTRLSFTPDVDKNFHRGHTDYFAQERQPDIGAFDSPKYVGVELGVVARLGSDHFDLVANAPLANGDGLNYMHKRDTVGIRANRVEKLGEEAEGQRWRIFPNETMSALAGLKPGSVIHRNSDHQWEAALQKKSAERKLALAMTLAEHADGLLLTLCDDDGVTSTTAVTMTLQPAQQAAQADAALRASLAKLGNTMFEAGEISLALSQPWFVPAAAINALRRDAIAAHEAARLAAWQRPQRKAPAQPRPAYPETQLSYLANVYNEKARAFYHKHGVQLIDAAYEKHEEAGEVSLMITKHCLRFSFNLCPKQAKGVQGVQGQVRAEPMTLVSGNERYTLRFDCKPCEMHVVGAMKPGILNSPPPSAVPYSPLVFHRQRTGA from the coding sequence ATGTCCCTGCTCCCCTCCCAGCTCGAATTGCTCGCCCCCGCCAAAACCGCCGAAATCGGCCGTGAAGCCATCCTGCATGGCGCTGACGCTGTCTATATCGGCGGCCCGGGGTTTGGAGCACGCCACAATGCCAGCAACGCGCTGGAGGACATCGCCAGCCTGGTGGAATTTGCCCACCGCTACCACGCCCGCATTTTCGTCACGATGAATACCATCCTGCACGATGCCGAACTGGAGGCTGCACGCAAGCAGATCTGGCAACTGTTTGACGCCGGCGTCGACGCCCTCATCGTGCAGGATATGGGACTGCTCGAAATGGACCTGCCGCCGATCCAGCTGCACGCCAGCACGCAATGCGATATCCGCACGGTGGACAAGGCGCGCTTCCTGGGCGCCGTGGGCTTTTCCCAGCTGGTGCTGGCGCGCGAACTGAGCCTGGAGCAGATCCGTGCCATCCGCAAGGAAGTCGATACGCCGCTCGAGTATTTCGTTCACGGCGCGCTGTGCGTGGCGTTTTCCGGCCAGTGTTACATCTCCCACGCCGATACCGGCCGCAGCGCCAACCGCGGCGACTGCTCGCAAGCCTGCCGCCTGCCCTATACGCTCACCGATGGCCAGGGCCGCGTGGTGGCGTACGAAAAACACCTGCTGTCGATGAAGGACAATGACCAGAGCCGCAACATGGAAGCCCTGATCGATGCCGGCATCCGCTCGTTCAAGATCGAGGGGCGCTACAAGGACATGGGCTACGTGAAGAACATCACCGGCCACTACCGGCTGCTGCTCGATGAAATCCTGGAACGCCGGCCCGAGCTTTCGCGCGCGGCCAGCGGACGCACCCGATTGTCGTTTACGCCGGACGTGGACAAGAACTTCCACCGCGGCCACACCGATTACTTTGCGCAGGAACGCCAGCCGGACATCGGCGCCTTCGATTCGCCCAAATACGTCGGCGTGGAACTGGGCGTGGTTGCCCGCCTGGGAAGCGACCATTTCGACCTGGTGGCAAATGCGCCGCTGGCCAATGGCGATGGCTTGAATTACATGCACAAACGCGATACGGTCGGCATCCGCGCCAACCGGGTCGAGAAGCTGGGTGAGGAGGCGGAAGGCCAGCGCTGGCGCATCTTCCCCAATGAAACCATGAGTGCCCTGGCCGGTTTGAAGCCAGGCAGCGTGATCCATCGTAACAGCGACCACCAGTGGGAAGCGGCGCTGCAGAAAAAATCAGCCGAACGCAAGCTGGCGCTGGCGATGACGCTCGCCGAGCATGCCGACGGTTTGCTTCTGACGCTTTGCGACGACGACGGTGTCACCAGCACAACCGCCGTGACGATGACGCTGCAGCCGGCGCAACAGGCCGCCCAGGCCGACGCCGCGCTGCGTGCGAGCCTGGCCAAGCTCGGCAACACCATGTTCGAGGCCGGCGAGATCTCCCTGGCGCTGTCGCAGCCCTGGTTTGTGCCGGCAGCGGCCATCAACGCGCTGCGCCGCGATGCGATAGCAGCCCACGAGGCCGCACGCCTGGCAGCATGGCAGCGCCCGCAGCGCAAGGCGCCTGCGCAGCCGCGCCCGGCCTATCCGGAAACGCAGCTCTCCTATCTTGCCAATGTTTACAATGAAAAGGCGCGCGCCTTTTATCACAAGCACGGCGTGCAACTGATCGACGCGGCCTATGAAAAACATGAAGAAGCCGGCGAAGTATCGCTGATGATCACCAAGCACTGCCTGCGCTTTTCCTTCAACCTGTGCCCCAAGCAGGCCAAGGGGGTGCAGGGTGTGCAAGGCCAGGTGCGCGCCGAACCGATGACGCTGGTCTCCGGCAACGAGCGCTACACCCTGCGCTTTGATTGCAAGCCCTGCGAGATGCATGTCGTGGGGGCCATGAAACCGGGCATCCTGAACTCGCCGCCGCCCTCGGCGGTGCCCTACAGTCCGCTGGTGTTTCATCGCCAGCGAACCGGCGCCTGA
- a CDS encoding alpha/beta hydrolase, producing the protein MLDEIKPALEGTVHVKGVDIHYEYFGERGRPVMVILNGVAMETLSWYRLLPNVLPIMDVLLWDYRGQGQSTADDVPYSVEEAADHLVAILDALQLEKHQVNLLGVSTGSIIVAETLRRFQHRVNRAVMSGVLLQKALSFKLDSEFGIRMLRENRADMWADSLYTKIFSDRFLTEFADAIPAMQYMLVMRYKNKEHALARIIEAQSHYLWEIEQYRSQFEEVTTPILVLAGAEDKLVPPFYQKRVAAMFPRADLKQYPECAHIPFFETPVRAFADSMRFLLAK; encoded by the coding sequence ATGCTCGATGAAATCAAGCCTGCCCTGGAAGGCACTGTCCATGTCAAGGGCGTCGATATCCATTACGAATACTTTGGCGAGCGTGGCCGCCCGGTGATGGTGATCCTGAACGGCGTGGCAATGGAGACCCTCTCCTGGTACCGGCTGCTGCCGAACGTGTTGCCGATCATGGATGTGCTGCTGTGGGACTACCGCGGCCAGGGGCAGTCCACGGCAGACGACGTGCCCTACAGCGTGGAAGAGGCGGCAGACCATCTGGTGGCGATTCTGGATGCGCTGCAACTGGAAAAGCACCAGGTCAACCTGCTCGGCGTATCCACCGGCAGCATCATCGTTGCGGAAACCTTGCGGCGCTTCCAGCACAGGGTCAATCGCGCCGTCATGTCGGGCGTGTTGCTGCAAAAGGCATTGAGCTTCAAGCTGGACTCGGAATTCGGCATCCGCATGCTGCGGGAAAACCGCGCCGATATGTGGGCAGACAGCCTGTATACCAAAATCTTCAGCGACCGCTTCCTGACGGAATTTGCCGACGCCATCCCTGCCATGCAATACATGCTCGTCATGCGCTACAAAAACAAGGAACATGCGCTTGCCCGCATCATCGAAGCGCAATCGCACTACCTGTGGGAGATCGAACAATACCGTTCGCAGTTCGAGGAAGTGACCACGCCGATACTGGTGCTGGCCGGGGCCGAAGACAAGCTGGTGCCGCCGTTCTATCAAAAACGCGTTGCGGCCATGTTTCCGCGCGCGGACCTGAAGCAGTATCCCGAGTGCGCGCATATTCCCTTCTTTGAAACGCCCGTGCGGGCGTTCGCCGACAGCATGCGGTTTTTGCTGGCAAAGTGA
- a CDS encoding PilZ domain-containing protein → MLDGFKKNPVDERSSPRRPIRCKVKITGPTGQTIHGESFDLSTGGIGVVLDIQLALGAVCTVMFAPFTHGSVKSVNVTASVAYCMLNSAGFRTGFQFINIPAATTAIIASIIG, encoded by the coding sequence ATGCTGGATGGTTTCAAGAAAAATCCTGTTGATGAACGCTCGTCGCCACGCCGGCCGATCCGTTGCAAAGTCAAGATAACTGGCCCGACAGGCCAAACGATCCATGGCGAGAGCTTCGACTTGTCCACTGGCGGGATTGGTGTCGTTCTCGACATTCAACTTGCCTTGGGCGCGGTATGCACCGTCATGTTTGCGCCGTTTACACACGGTAGTGTCAAGTCGGTCAATGTGACCGCCTCCGTTGCATATTGCATGCTGAACTCCGCCGGATTCCGTACCGGTTTCCAGTTCATCAATATCCCCGCTGCGACTACGGCAATTATTGCCAGCATCATCGGATAG
- a CDS encoding lipase, translating to MITKSTSKQRLFPSLAASAASLALALTGTLVAPGDAQALACGANSGFVCQGTQTQYAGGFAPGVGYGGFGGGTCTATKTPVIFIHGNGDNAISLDMPPGNVTGYGTPARSVYAELKAQGYNDCELFGVTYLSASEQGSAQYNYHSSSKYSILKTFIDKVKAYTGKTQVDIVAHSMGVSMSIASLQYYNNWTSVRKFVNLGGGVRGLYSCYYTGYANSMAPTCGSQNIYSSYTFGFFPEGWYYGVWVSNGWTGSGSTNSMRDMPAKRTAVSFYTLSAGFKDQVGCATASFWTGCDLTAKFASTTSNVMAQINVGAGSNATQADYDWADGMPYNAGGGDTTGGVGHFRSKTNTGAIIQRMLLTNCTGLDCAATYTTGPKVAY from the coding sequence ATGATTACCAAATCGACCTCGAAGCAACGGTTGTTCCCGTCCCTTGCAGCATCGGCGGCTTCTCTGGCCCTGGCCCTGACTGGTACGCTCGTCGCCCCTGGCGACGCCCAGGCACTGGCTTGCGGCGCCAATAGCGGTTTTGTGTGCCAGGGCACGCAAACGCAGTACGCTGGCGGATTCGCGCCGGGCGTCGGCTATGGCGGCTTTGGCGGTGGTACCTGCACCGCAACAAAAACCCCGGTCATTTTTATTCACGGTAACGGTGACAATGCCATCAGCCTGGATATGCCACCTGGTAATGTCACGGGATACGGCACCCCGGCGCGCTCGGTCTATGCCGAATTGAAGGCGCAAGGCTATAACGATTGCGAACTGTTTGGCGTGACCTACCTGAGCGCAAGCGAGCAAGGTTCTGCGCAATACAACTATCACTCCTCCAGCAAGTACAGCATCCTCAAGACCTTCATCGACAAGGTCAAGGCATACACCGGCAAAACCCAGGTCGATATCGTCGCCCATTCGATGGGCGTGTCGATGTCGATCGCCTCGCTGCAGTACTACAATAACTGGACCAGCGTGCGCAAGTTCGTGAACCTGGGCGGCGGCGTCCGCGGTCTGTATAGCTGCTATTACACCGGCTACGCCAATTCCATGGCGCCGACCTGCGGTTCGCAAAACATCTACAGCAGTTACACCTTCGGCTTCTTCCCGGAAGGGTGGTACTACGGCGTCTGGGTGAGCAATGGCTGGACAGGCAGCGGGTCGACCAATTCGATGCGCGACATGCCGGCCAAGCGCACTGCCGTGTCGTTCTACACGCTGTCGGCCGGATTCAAAGACCAGGTCGGCTGCGCCACGGCCTCGTTCTGGACCGGGTGCGATCTGACCGCCAAGTTCGCCAGCACGACCAGCAATGTGATGGCACAGATCAATGTGGGCGCCGGAAGCAACGCCACCCAGGCCGACTACGACTGGGCGGACGGCATGCCTTACAACGCCGGCGGTGGCGATACAACCGGCGGTGTCGGGCATTTCCGCTCCAAGACCAACACCGGCGCTATCATCCAGCGCATGCTGCTGACCAACTGTACCGGCCTCGATTGCGCCGCCACCTACACGACCGGTCCCAAGGTCGCTTACTAA
- a CDS encoding HEAT repeat domain-containing protein, with product MKTITAVLYGIGFCAAGAAAVWSVWSMSTDGPADAAATVAQSMAAASPARPAPAGDASGLWAWGNPGTSAGKIDEPVDVLLAKAMRPSSKPAEGDDPRDKLRKLAKDDPGVVKQLMASYDKESSTQARQLIVSLLSSVEKPEILAFSKRLATSRDMAQRKDGFVMLQNLSGDAPDIHPIILQALYGDKSPDVIMLALAALKPPADNNPSQPGMHARDAAAIVAQLQHLTRNADPNIRLQSILQLAQWDKADSSQAQWSQALADQSPQVRQAAVTAVAQSGTQSDAVKAALIGMANNPNESRDVRGNALQVLEAFVLSKDEAATLSQSRSQILGL from the coding sequence ATGAAAACCATCACGGCAGTTTTATACGGCATCGGCTTTTGCGCAGCAGGCGCCGCCGCCGTATGGTCGGTATGGTCGATGAGTACAGACGGGCCTGCCGACGCGGCGGCCACGGTTGCGCAGTCCATGGCGGCAGCCTCGCCAGCGCGACCGGCACCTGCCGGTGATGCTTCCGGCCTTTGGGCCTGGGGCAATCCCGGCACCAGTGCCGGCAAGATAGACGAGCCCGTGGATGTGTTGCTGGCAAAGGCCATGAGGCCCTCCAGCAAGCCGGCGGAGGGCGATGACCCGCGCGATAAACTGCGCAAGCTGGCGAAGGACGACCCCGGTGTCGTGAAGCAGCTCATGGCAAGCTATGACAAGGAATCCAGCACGCAGGCCCGGCAGTTGATCGTCTCGCTGCTGTCCAGCGTCGAGAAGCCGGAAATCCTGGCATTCTCCAAACGGCTGGCCACCAGCCGCGACATGGCGCAGCGCAAGGACGGTTTCGTCATGCTGCAAAACCTGAGCGGTGATGCACCAGACATCCACCCCATTATTCTGCAAGCCCTGTATGGCGACAAGTCGCCGGATGTCATCATGCTGGCGCTGGCTGCGCTCAAGCCGCCGGCCGATAACAATCCGTCGCAGCCAGGCATGCACGCCAGGGATGCGGCTGCCATCGTCGCGCAGCTGCAGCATTTAACCAGGAATGCCGACCCGAACATCCGGCTCCAAAGCATCTTGCAGCTGGCCCAGTGGGACAAGGCGGACAGCAGCCAGGCGCAGTGGTCCCAGGCATTGGCGGATCAGTCGCCGCAAGTGCGCCAGGCCGCCGTCACTGCGGTCGCACAGTCCGGTACGCAATCCGATGCCGTCAAGGCGGCACTGATCGGCATGGCCAATAATCCGAACGAGAGCCGCGACGTCAGGGGCAATGCCCTGCAAGTTCTGGAGGCCTTTGTGCTGAGCAAGGATGAAGCGGCGACTCTGAGCCAGTCGCGCTCTCAAATACTGGGCTTGTAG
- a CDS encoding DUF1993 domain-containing protein, which translates to MSISMYAASVPLLKQILQSLDAILGKAESHASARKIDPAVLLQARLYPDMFPLVKQVQIASDNAKGIAARLAGVGVPSFADTEQTFAELQARIAKTLDFINAIQPEQVNGSEARDVVVYKGSPYEMQFQGQTYLIHFGLPNFLFHVTTAYAILRHNGVEIGKDDFIGKF; encoded by the coding sequence ATGAGCATTTCCATGTACGCGGCATCGGTGCCGCTGCTGAAACAAATACTGCAAAGCCTGGATGCCATCCTGGGCAAGGCGGAATCCCACGCCAGCGCCAGGAAAATCGATCCGGCGGTGTTGCTGCAGGCACGTTTATATCCCGACATGTTTCCCTTGGTGAAGCAGGTGCAGATTGCCAGCGACAATGCCAAGGGCATCGCTGCCCGGCTGGCCGGCGTCGGCGTTCCTTCCTTTGCCGATACCGAGCAGACGTTTGCAGAGCTGCAGGCGCGCATTGCGAAAACGCTCGACTTTATCAATGCCATCCAGCCAGAGCAGGTCAACGGCAGCGAAGCGCGCGATGTCGTGGTATACAAAGGGTCGCCGTACGAGATGCAGTTTCAGGGGCAGACCTACCTGATTCATTTCGGCTTGCCCAACTTCCTTTTCCACGTGACGACAGCGTATGCCATCCTGCGGCATAACGGCGTCGAGATCGGCAAGGACGACTTTATCGGCAAGTTCTGA
- a CDS encoding YihY/virulence factor BrkB family protein: MKTSRYIDPDGGHWGKVQLAGALISFLVVLTRGRKRTPRAKELPIEDKPPPQLAAAAQKKSEEVASLRKESRPKALFHIAVSAAKEWMAHRAASKGAALALYTLFSLAPMLLLVVTIAGLFFGEDAVRNQLLQQMSGLVGQQGGEAVRTILAGTRHNDASVMAGLISAGLVLVSATSAFAELKESLDELWEVPPSAKPGIWAFLRQRVLSFGLILVIALMLLISLAISTALAAMDSIWPGGEGSPLKVVSMVISHIVSFAIVTGLFAVIFKYLPATKIAWKDVLVGALLTATLFIAGKTLIGIYMASADVASAYGAAGSVVILILWVYYSAQIFFYGSLFTHEYAMKLGSRADASDSESLPNSSLSQADKARLARTAS; this comes from the coding sequence ATGAAGACTTCGCGCTACATCGATCCGGACGGTGGGCACTGGGGCAAGGTGCAGCTTGCCGGTGCTTTAATTTCTTTCCTCGTCGTACTCACCCGCGGCAGAAAGCGGACGCCCCGGGCAAAAGAGTTGCCGATTGAAGACAAGCCGCCCCCGCAGCTGGCGGCAGCAGCACAAAAGAAATCCGAAGAAGTTGCATCATTGCGGAAAGAATCCCGGCCCAAGGCACTGTTTCATATCGCTGTATCAGCTGCAAAGGAGTGGATGGCGCATCGCGCCGCAAGCAAGGGGGCGGCGCTGGCGTTGTACACCCTGTTTTCCCTGGCGCCGATGCTGCTGCTGGTCGTGACGATTGCGGGCCTGTTCTTTGGCGAAGATGCCGTTCGCAACCAGCTGCTGCAGCAAATGTCTGGACTGGTGGGGCAGCAGGGCGGCGAAGCGGTGCGCACCATTCTCGCCGGCACACGCCATAACGATGCGAGCGTCATGGCCGGGCTGATTTCCGCCGGACTCGTCCTGGTCAGCGCAACCAGCGCCTTCGCGGAACTGAAAGAAAGCCTCGATGAACTGTGGGAAGTGCCGCCCTCGGCAAAGCCGGGCATCTGGGCCTTTCTTCGCCAGCGCGTGCTCTCGTTCGGCCTGATACTGGTGATTGCACTGATGCTGCTGATTTCGCTGGCGATCAGTACCGCACTGGCGGCAATGGATAGCATCTGGCCGGGAGGGGAGGGCTCGCCGTTGAAAGTGGTGAGTATGGTGATTTCGCACATCGTGTCGTTCGCCATTGTCACGGGCCTGTTCGCCGTCATCTTCAAGTACCTGCCAGCGACGAAGATTGCATGGAAAGACGTCCTGGTCGGGGCCTTGCTCACCGCGACCCTGTTCATTGCTGGCAAGACCCTGATTGGCATCTACATGGCGAGCGCCGATGTCGCCTCGGCTTATGGCGCGGCCGGCTCCGTCGTCATTCTTATCCTGTGGGTCTATTACTCGGCACAAATCTTTTTCTACGGGTCCCTCTTCACGCATGAATATGCGATGAAACTGGGAAGCCGGGCCGATGCGTCAGACAGCGAAAGTTTGCCAAACAGCAGCTTAAGTCAGGCGGACAAAGCGCGCCTGGCGCGTACTGCTTCCTGA
- a CDS encoding PQQ-dependent sugar dehydrogenase has protein sequence MHMPALSTRLVPVLLVVLALAACAQTGKVHTGAAALAGWKADAPGVRRHIRPIDVPAPATGNAPETSIASSVKVIPAPQGALPKVPEGFAVQVFAAGFKQPRTLRVAPNGDIFLSESGTGRVLVFRAGTSGTPVTPAVFAENLEKPYGIAFVPPANPRYVYVAASNQVVRYPYRSGDTKAAGPAEVIVANIPTKRHWTRDLAVSRDGQRLFLSVGSGSNLGVDGMPDMTHEQIRQHEAAHGRGAAWGEEENRAVVRVFDPEGKSVRNYATGLRNCSGLAMQPGTDNLWCVVNERDHLGPLVTPDYMARVQEGAFYGWPWYYLGDREDPALIGKRPDLKGQARLPEILIQAHSSALSVAFYDRDAFPSDYRGDAFVALHGSHSRPERTGYKVIRVCVKNGQPTGEYEDFMTGFLVDNDSVWGRPAGVAVTRDGALLVSDDANGTIFRVTRK, from the coding sequence ATGCACATGCCGGCGTTGTCGACGCGTCTCGTTCCCGTGTTGCTGGTTGTTCTGGCGCTGGCTGCATGCGCGCAGACCGGCAAGGTCCATACCGGCGCGGCTGCCCTTGCCGGCTGGAAGGCTGACGCGCCCGGCGTTCGCCGCCATATCAGGCCCATCGACGTGCCTGCCCCGGCAACAGGCAACGCCCCTGAAACGTCGATTGCCAGCAGTGTGAAGGTGATCCCGGCGCCGCAGGGCGCGCTGCCGAAAGTGCCGGAGGGCTTTGCGGTGCAGGTGTTTGCGGCGGGATTCAAGCAACCGCGCACGCTGCGCGTGGCGCCCAACGGCGACATCTTCCTGTCCGAGAGCGGGACCGGACGCGTGCTGGTGTTCCGTGCCGGTACGAGCGGCACACCGGTCACGCCCGCAGTCTTCGCCGAGAACCTGGAAAAGCCTTACGGCATCGCTTTTGTGCCGCCCGCCAATCCCCGCTATGTCTACGTGGCGGCGTCCAACCAGGTAGTGCGCTACCCGTATCGCAGCGGCGATACCAAAGCCGCCGGCCCTGCCGAAGTCATCGTTGCCAACATTCCCACCAAGCGCCACTGGACGCGCGACCTGGCGGTCTCCCGCGATGGCCAGCGCCTGTTCCTGTCGGTTGGCTCGGGGTCCAACCTGGGGGTCGACGGCATGCCCGACATGACGCACGAACAAATCCGGCAGCATGAGGCTGCCCACGGTCGCGGCGCCGCCTGGGGCGAAGAAGAGAATCGCGCCGTGGTGCGCGTGTTCGATCCGGAAGGAAAAAGCGTGCGCAATTACGCCACCGGCCTGCGCAATTGCTCGGGCCTGGCGATGCAACCCGGCACCGATAACCTGTGGTGCGTCGTCAACGAGCGCGACCACCTTGGCCCCCTCGTGACGCCCGATTACATGGCGCGCGTGCAGGAAGGCGCTTTCTACGGCTGGCCCTGGTATTACCTCGGCGACAGGGAAGACCCTGCCTTGATCGGAAAGCGTCCCGACCTCAAGGGCCAGGCGCGGCTGCCCGAGATACTGATCCAGGCGCACTCTTCCGCGCTGAGCGTGGCTTTCTATGACCGCGACGCTTTCCCGTCCGACTATCGCGGCGATGCCTTCGTCGCGCTGCACGGCTCGCATAGCCGGCCTGAAAGGACGGGCTATAAAGTGATCCGCGTATGCGTGAAAAATGGCCAGCCGACCGGTGAGTACGAAGACTTCATGACCGGATTCCTGGTGGACAACGACAGTGTCTGGGGCCGGCCGGCGGGCGTGGCAGTCACGCGGGATGGCGCGCTACTGGTCAGCGATGATGCGAACGGCACGATTTTCAGGGTGACGCGCAAATAA
- a CDS encoding DnaJ C-terminal domain-containing protein, translating into MTAAQDYYASLGVERAASKESIIAAFRRLAMKWHPDRHVRPADKVEAEKQFKLIKTAYETLCDDSKRERYDRESIVRPQTYHEFTERHRQQPQWGREYDDRNRAEAERQRRASAMRGTDVNKKVAVTIAEAYNGTRISFEETVAEHCGECEGQRGEWVQCGRCQGFLRHSRRLVCQACQNSGKVWVNCEPCTGLGVISRNRKITVRTPAGLVDGSVLTVKERGKASEHGGLPGDLHIAITIKPETGWKRKGIDLSGALKLPYSIALLGGLMDVPLPTGRTVQVDVPARCNTGKKIRLAGQGLFDAANDKRGDVVLSTSITLPASRRKLTPEMEALLKQIDGIEP; encoded by the coding sequence ATGACGGCCGCACAAGATTATTACGCATCACTTGGCGTCGAACGCGCGGCAAGCAAAGAGTCCATCATTGCGGCATTCCGGCGGCTCGCGATGAAATGGCATCCCGATCGCCATGTCCGGCCGGCAGACAAGGTCGAGGCGGAAAAGCAGTTCAAGCTGATCAAGACAGCGTACGAAACCCTGTGCGACGACAGCAAGCGCGAACGCTATGATCGCGAGAGCATCGTCCGGCCGCAAACGTATCACGAGTTCACCGAGAGGCACCGGCAGCAGCCGCAATGGGGCCGCGAATACGACGACCGCAATCGCGCCGAGGCCGAACGCCAGCGCCGCGCGTCGGCCATGCGCGGCACGGATGTCAACAAGAAGGTCGCCGTCACGATTGCCGAAGCCTATAACGGCACCCGCATCAGCTTTGAGGAAACGGTGGCCGAACATTGCGGCGAATGCGAGGGCCAGCGCGGCGAGTGGGTGCAATGCGGCCGTTGCCAGGGATTTTTGAGACACTCGCGGCGGCTCGTCTGCCAGGCTTGTCAGAATTCCGGCAAGGTCTGGGTCAATTGCGAACCTTGCACTGGACTTGGCGTTATCTCGCGCAACCGCAAAATTACGGTAAGAACCCCGGCAGGGCTTGTCGACGGCAGCGTGCTGACGGTGAAGGAGCGCGGCAAGGCCAGCGAACACGGGGGATTGCCCGGCGACCTACACATCGCCATCACCATCAAGCCGGAGACCGGATGGAAACGCAAAGGCATCGACCTTTCCGGCGCGCTGAAGCTGCCGTACTCCATCGCCCTGTTGGGCGGACTGATGGACGTGCCTTTGCCAACCGGCAGGACGGTACAGGTGGACGTGCCGGCGCGCTGCAACACCGGCAAGAAGATCAGGCTGGCAGGTCAAGGGCTTTTCGACGCGGCCAATGACAAGCGCGGCGATGTCGTACTGAGCACGTCGATTACCCTCCCGGCCTCGCGACGCAAATTGACGCCGGAAATGGAAGCGTTACTCAAGCAGATCGACGGCATCGAGCCCTGA
- a CDS encoding DUF3297 family protein, protein MNDTTQLPPLPDRLSVDPRSRHHDAEVLKHEIGIKLNEKEYTTAEEYCISEGWIAVASGKALDRKGKPLLIKLKGKVEAFYR, encoded by the coding sequence ATGAACGACACGACTCAACTCCCCCCGCTCCCCGACCGCCTCTCCGTTGATCCGCGCAGCCGCCACCACGATGCCGAGGTGCTCAAGCACGAAATCGGCATCAAGCTCAACGAGAAGGAATATACGACCGCCGAGGAGTATTGCATCAGCGAAGGATGGATTGCCGTGGCGTCCGGTAAAGCCCTGGACCGCAAGGGCAAGCCTTTATTGATCAAGCTGAAAGGCAAGGTCGAGGCGTTTTATCGGTGA